A window of Bacteroidota bacterium genomic DNA:
ATGCAGCAAAATCAACCAATGGTGAGAAAACAACATCCAAGCAGGAACAGGACACCTGCAATTGGTTAACGTTTGAATATAAGGTGGCCAAAGCATTTTTGATTAACGACCCTGAGGGATATTTGGAAGCCTTTAGTGCTAATAAACCGTTTGATAAATTTATCAAAGCCGATTCGGTGTGGATACTGGACTCGACACAAGTGAATAAACTCAACGATATTTTGTGCGGGCGGATTGTAAGCAAGAAAAACCCTGAAGAAGTTACTGCTGCTTGTTTTGAACCGCACCACGGTGTGTTGTTTTACGACAAGGCCAATAAGATTGTGGCAAGCGTTAATATTTGCTTTTTATGCAACAACGCTCAAATATTTCCGCCTGCAAAGAGGCACGATATAAAAGCACTTGGACAGTGGTGTGAGGATATCGGAATGCCGAGGTGAGTTAACTCCTCAACCTTGCAAAAACGCCCAGCGGCAGTTTTACTCCGCTTTTGGCTTGCAGGTACAGTTCGCCTGTTTCACGGTTTTTAAATTGCGGGAAGTTTATATCAATCAGGTTCTCGATGATTAATGCTGAAAAACCCAGCGAGTAAGTATTCAGCACTAAAAAGTACTCTTTTGGGTCGAGTAATTGGGCTACCTCTTTCAGCAATTCATTTATAGAGTCTTCCAGTTTCCAGCGCTCACCGCCTGCACCAATACCGTAAGCAGGAGGGTCTAAGATAATGCCGTTGTATTTTTTACCGCGTTTCACCTCGCGTTGTACAAATTTCAGCGCGTCTTCAACCGTCCAGCGAATATCGCTAAGGCCGCTTAGTTCCATGTTTTCGCGTGCCCAGCCCACTACTTGCTTCACGCTGTCTACGTGCACCACATCGGCACCTGCAGCTTTTGCAGCCAGCGATGCACCGCCTGTGTACGCAAACAGGTTTAGCACTTTGGGTTGTTTGGTGTTAAAACTTTGGATGCTGTTGATGATAAAATCCCAGTTTTCAGCCTGCTCAGGAAATACCCCTACGTGTTTAAAGGCCGTAAGAGCCAGTTTAAAACGCAATTTGTGTTGCTTGTGTGAGTATTCCAAATGCCAGTTATCAGGCATTTTTTGGGCTTTGTTCCAATTACCGCTGTGACTTGATTTTTGGGCAAAACGGGCGTGCATTAGCGCATCCCATTCGCGCTTTTCAAATTGCTTATCCCACACGGCCTGTGGTTCAGGACGAGCCAACACGTAGTTGCCAAAACGTTCCAGTTTTTCAAAATTTCCGCAGTCAATCAATTCATACTGCTTCCAGTGTTGGGGGGTAATAAGTTTCAAGCTCAATGGGGTTATGCGGCAAAAATAATGTTTTCGTCGCTAAGGATGGGCAAACCTTTAAAACGCAACAAAAGTTGGGCTACTGTTACCACATCTTTCTGGCAATAGGTTTGTATGCGTTCAAGGTCGTTTAGTTTCCAGTAAATATCTTTTACCATACTGCCGTCAATGTCGTCTTTCGGCGTAGGAATATCAAAAATGGCGGCAAGTAATTCAAGCGAGGTATAGGCTTTGTAATCACCAAACTTCCACAATTCCATAGTATCAATGTGCTGCACTTCCCACGGTTTTTTACCCGCAGTATTTAATATACCGGGCAGCTTAATACCGTTTACCAGCATACGGCGGCACAGGTAGGGAAAATCAAACTCTTTACCGTTGTGGCCGCACAACAAGTTGCTTGTGCGGTTAAATTTATCCTGAAGCAAATCGGCAAATTCTTGCAGCAGTATTTTTTCGTCGTGGTTAATAATGGATTTGATACGGAACTTATAGCCGCTTTCGCTTTCGGGGTTTCGTACAAAAATGCCGAAGGAAATACAAATCACTTTGCCAAACTCGGCATAAATGCCGGCCCGTCCATAAGCATCTGCTGCTGATGGGTTTTCGTTATTGCGGATAAACGTTTCGGCTTTTTTCACCCACAGTTCTTTAAACTTTTCGGGCAAATCATGAAAATCAGGCTGTTGGGGTACTGTTTCTATATCCAGCACCAATATTTTTTCTAAGTCGATGTTATCCAGCATGAAGTTGGTTATCGGTTATTAGTTATCAGTTGTTGAGTATGTTTAAAGTTGTGGAGCGTTGAGATAGGGATGGTTTATCAATTATAAAGCCGTATTGTTTTACCAATAACTAATAACAAAACCCAACTACCAGCTACCGCCGGCACCGCCGCCGCCGAAGCTGCCGCCACCAAAACCCCCGAAGCCGCCACCGCCGCCTCCACCTGATGACCATCCGCCACCACCAAAACCGCCGATGTATCCACCGCGGCCAAAAGTGCCCATTCCGCCACCCATGCGTCGGCCAATAGAAAGCACAATTAAAATAATGATGATAATTACTATCATCAGCCAACCGGGTATTTCGCCTTTCTTTTTGCGGCTTTTGGCTTTGTATTCGCCGGCTGCAGCTTTCATAACTGCAATCGAACCGGCCATCAAGC
This region includes:
- a CDS encoding 3'-5' exonuclease — encoded protein: MLDNIDLEKILVLDIETVPQQPDFHDLPEKFKELWVKKAETFIRNNENPSAADAYGRAGIYAEFGKVICISFGIFVRNPESESGYKFRIKSIINHDEKILLQEFADLLQDKFNRTSNLLCGHNGKEFDFPYLCRRMLVNGIKLPGILNTAGKKPWEVQHIDTMELWKFGDYKAYTSLELLAAIFDIPTPKDDIDGSMVKDIYWKLNDLERIQTYCQKDVVTVAQLLLRFKGLPILSDENIIFAA
- a CDS encoding oxidoreductase; this translates as MTPLSLKLITPQHWKQYELIDCGNFEKLERFGNYVLARPEPQAVWDKQFEKREWDALMHARFAQKSSHSGNWNKAQKMPDNWHLEYSHKQHKLRFKLALTAFKHVGVFPEQAENWDFIINSIQSFNTKQPKVLNLFAYTGGASLAAKAAGADVVHVDSVKQVVGWARENMELSGLSDIRWTVEDALKFVQREVKRGKKYNGIILDPPAYGIGAGGERWKLEDSINELLKEVAQLLDPKEYFLVLNTYSLGFSALIIENLIDINFPQFKNRETGELYLQAKSGVKLPLGVFARLRS